Sequence from the Osmerus eperlanus chromosome 23, fOsmEpe2.1, whole genome shotgun sequence genome:
GGATGATGTCACCCTGCTCCGGGCACGGGTtctctggggaggggaggggctgttagtgtcatttacatttagtcatttagcagacgctcttatccagagcgacttacagtaaggacagggacattcccccccagaggcaagtaaggtgacgtgccttgcccaaggacacaacgtcattttgcacggctggaattgaaccggcaaccttttgattaatagcccgattccctaaccgttcagccatcCGACCCACCATTTATTACGAGTGACCCCATCCAAGTTGCTATGAGTTACCCAAGGTCATATCTAAGTCAATTTGATACTTTCTCCACTAAAGTTTTCAGCATACAGGCCGCAGGGTGCTCCTGCGAGCCAGGCTGTGTGTCGTACCTCTGGATCCAGCCATGAAGCCCAGGATGAGGGCCTTCTCTGGCCTCGTCACCTTGTTGGCTGTCTTGAACATCTCCTGGGCCGCGTACATCTGATCTCTCTGGAGGGGTAACCACACGCACatatgcagacagagagagagacacagtatgAGAGAGGGGTTTCCATATTCATCAGCAGAACAGGCCTCTACCACGAGCCACTTGATGAAGGGGTGAGCTTGATGAAGGGGTGAGCTTCACAGCAGGTGAATCGACTAAACGGCGTCCTCATGCGGGTCGTTTGTTCCAACATGTagcattttagtcatttagcagacgctcttatccagagcgacttacagtaagtacagggacattccccccgaggcaagtagggtgaagtgccttgcccaaggacacaacgtcatttggcacggccgggaatcgaactggcaaccttcagattactagcccgactccctcaccgctcagccacctgactctccagCTGAGAGACGTGCAAGCACAGCGAGCGAGGGGACCCACCGTGAGCGACAGGTTCTTCTTGGGCTGGGGCTGCGGAGGCGTGGGCTGCGgcgtgctggggggctgggcgggGGTCTCGGGCTGGGTGGCGGTGGCGGCCGCCGGGGGGCCGTTGCTGGCCGGGGTGCTGGCTGGCGTGCTGGGGGAGGTGGGCGCGGCCGGGCTGGCCGTGCTGGCGTTGTACATGGGCGTCCGCTGCTTGAACTGGTTGGGGAGGGTGGCGGCGCCCGCGCCGGGTGTGGCCGACTCCTCGGGCTGCCGGCCCAGCTGGAGGGCGTCGCGGCCTGACCCGCCCGCATTGGCTGTGGGAGGAGCAACGAAGGAGACCGCCATGAAACCAGCCGACAAACACCATGTCACAAACCATAAGGAAATGGGGGCAACATGGCCTAGGGAACCACCCAGAACACAGCCCTACGAAGAATCTTATCCTTTTGTATTCCGAGagctatgacacacacacacacacacacactcgtcccCCTCACCTGGCTGTGCCTCTGAGCTGGGAatgtaagaggaggaggggaccatGCTGGGTGTGGCGGGCAGGTAGCTCGTGGAGGGCAGGGCACTCTCGTTGTTCAGGGCCCCCAGTTTCTGCAACACACAAAAGGTATATGAGAATGTGCTTCTGTGaacgagaaagggagggagggggggagggagaggaagagtgacAGATGGAgacatgaagtgtgtgtgtgtgtacctgtgtgtgagtgtgtgtgtacctgtgtgtgtgtgtgtgtgtgtgtacctgtgtagaGACCAGACCAGCAGCGTAGTCTGGAGTAGCGTTCTCCACCACCGCCGCCTCCTCTTTAGCTGCCTTCTCCCCGGCCTCTGTTTCTGTAGGAgaccagcagcacacacacactgagcacctGCTGAACACCTGCTGTATGCATCAACAGCAGAAGCCACTGGGGatatagagagcgagagagagagtaagagagagagagtaagagagagagagcgagagagaggtagagaaaacaGTCCTTTACCGAgagtctttcttcttctctttgctTCTCTGCCAGCTCCAACCATGTCCAGCTCTGAGATATCCAACAACTGGAGGCAAGTAAATATACATTTTATGAATAACCTGTCTTGTCCAGCAGGGTTGATATATCATCTGACAGGGGGTGAAAACTGTCTTGGTCTTGGACATTAAAACGTGCAGCGCACGGACGCCCTGGGAAACCAGAGTAGCAATGTTGGGCAACGACAGAGCAGAACGTGACGGCGCCATGGTTACCTTGACGCCCCTCTCCTTGCGCAGCGGAGTGCGTGCGGGGGCGATGGGGGTGCGGTTGCTGGGGGGGCTGAACatgctgggggtggtggggctgcGGAAGGGGGCTTTGGGGATACCCTTGAGGGGCGCTGGAAAAGAAACGGGAGTTTTAAAATCTCCAGTTATCGATACAGACATGTTCAACTTGGTAGATAAGTGAGTGTGTTTCTccattttaatgtgtgtgtgtgtatgaatgtgtgttttgctgcatgtgcatgtgtgtttaacGTGTGCGTGTCAGACTCACTGGTGGTGTCTAACTTCTTGACCAGACCTCGACCTTTGGCGTGGAAAGGCACTCCAGCGGTCTTCTTGAGCTGCTGAGCAGTTTCTGTGgctgcagacaggaagaggcCAGATCTGAACAGGACTCAGACAACATGGAAGAGGCACGCACACCACCACTACAGAACACACTGGTTCTGCAGCTTCACTTTGCTGttcgaaacttttttttccaACAAATACAATATATAAATCGTGGGACTGGATTATTAAAGATTGAGGCTTTCTTGGTAAACCGATATTAAATAACTAAGGTGCCAACCACCATATGGCTTCTACCTCTCGTTCAAAAGCTGTTCTCACAGGATTGCGGCGTTTGTGCCGCCCCGAAGATGGAGGACAGTGGCGgagtgtattttattttatatttaaatagttgtattcttagaaatagttaaacttttgtacttttacttaatttaagattcgtatatgtttagtgttttgcacctccctgccacagtaaattccgtgtttgtataacatacatggcgaataaaccgaattctgattctgacagtGGAGGAGTGTTACGAGCAGAGGAGATGGGGGTCTTACATTTCTGCAGCAGCTCTGCCCTGAGGGTGGCGCTCTTGGGCTTCCTCTTCAGCTGGAAGTGTTTGACAGGGGGGGTAAGGGGGCCCACCAGGGTGGTCAGGGCACTCTTGTTCAGGTACTGGCACTCCAGGGGCAACATGACCGAcgcctcacactcactcactgcagccagggggggagaggggggagagggacgggTAAGAGGGGTGAATAAGTAGACAACAGCAACAGGTGTCATTTTGAACTTTTTATGcatttatattttctttatcTGATTCAGTGCACACTGCAAAGAAATAAGAGGTCCCTCTGAGCTATCATCCGGACACATACAGCACAACATGCAGACATGCTTGCTGTTACATGCATATATACTGCTGTGACTGCAAAGATGATCAGAATAAAAACATTAAATGTTTATCTAATCTAAGAGACTTTTAGTCTAACACTAAACCCATGtaatgacccctgacctttctcTCTGAGTTCCCCAAGGATgtcctgtacgttggggttctgCTCCTCCAGGTCCAGGTTGAGGGAGCCCGTTTCCGGGAAGGACTTGAGGATGTCTGCCACCATCAAGACCCACGGCTCGGAGTCAACCGTGGCCAGCTGGATGATCTCTGACAGGGCCTCCTTCATCTACGGAGACAGGAATCAGAATTGTTAGTTGCACTGAGAGGCAAAAACTGCCCGCGTTATTAcggaaggaacaagattttttttcttttttcttatcATTCAAAGATGTTGGTGTTTTAACGCTGACGTACGCGCCAAAGATATGCGTTATTAGCAATAGGAGGCACATCATATATTCACACATATTATGTCTGAGTCGTTGACACTGACGTGACATTCTATTTAATTATCTAAATGTACAGCAAGAAATCAAGTTAACCACTCGAGTCAAGAAAATTCAGTCACTGCTGAGAGTATCAAACTTTCGGTGTGACAACTTTATAGTTAGGCTAGCTACGCCCTCCGCGAGTCAGCATGGGTTGGTAAACTAGCCAACACACCGTAAGCATGCTAGCCTAGCAAGGTTCTGCATGTTTGATAACAAGAACGTCATGTTAAACTACGGTTTCCTTACAAGCGGCAAGCTATAGCAGCTAACTAACTTTGCTAACTAATACTGTGCAAGCTTGCGAACTAATGCCTTACTCGAcggttagttagctagctaattaaTTTAACATGTTTGCTAATAATATACGACCAGGTAAACAACGACATTtaacagctagctggctagcaatCAAATAGCCTCTAACTACAATCATTAACTAAGGGCAATACAGCAAGTTCCAAGATGCGGATCCAGCTAGTTAAATAGCCTAGCTGGGTTAGCCAGTAAACAGTAGTACAAACTAGTCTGTTGCTGTTCATAGATTGCTAATAGATTATGATTAGCTcgtattagctagctagcctagcaagTCAGATATGGCAGATGTGTTATACACTTAAAGACGTCTGGGCATATCTTAATATAACCTTACGCCGTGCTTCAATGGACAATGTCAGTGTAAGTCATTCGTGTTCTTTATGTCTTTGGAAACAAGTCATACAACTTTATTCTAACATTTCACAGCTCGCTGCACTGCTAGCGCTCGACCAGCATAGAGTCAGTCAGAAACCCACCTCATCAACAGTCCGCCTCGGGAGATGCAGCATCCCAAGCAAGAGTTTTAGCTTCACCGGAGGCGATAAACTCGAAAAACACAAACGTATATTGTCGATAACGGATACCGTGAGGAGTGAAGCAATACTAGAAGGTGCCCACAGTTCGTCCGTTGATCCTAGTTTATTATGAAGCCACAGGCCGGTGTCGCTATCCTTCAtcgacgccatcttggaaaagAAGTGTTGAGTTCGGGCATTTTAACAGGCTACCTAAGAAAACATAGCAGGGGCAAGAGGACCCACCCACAAGCTATTGATGTGAGAGATGAAATAATTCAACATTAATCTAATACATCAACCATAAATTCACTCGGAGATGTTATAATATATCCCTCAATGCATATACATGCTGCACATCCGACAGGACAGTGTGCCAGAAATAACGGTCTGAATGATTATATTTTATTGAAGTTGCGAAAAAGTTGTGTCTTTAGTTGTACTGAGTTTTTGTGTCTTTAGTTGgactgagtttttttttttgtggggatAGACTGCCCCAGAGGGTCAATGTGATGGAAAATTAGTTATGTCAATGCAACCTTTAGTTATCAATATGGATGTTTTATTCGTTTTACAAAACTGCTGATGAAACTAGTGTAGCCTACTTGCAAGAATTGCAATCACTTCCATGGTCATTTCTAAAATATTTTGTCTTATAATGATTACGGGATTTTTAAAGGAAGGAACTATTGGTCTCAAATTTACGCATGCGCCTCACGGCAAGTGATACGGGATTCTCCGGAGGTGTGCATCCGACCAGTTTTTGTTCTCCTTAAAATATTGTAAGATTGTAAGTAGCCTgtctttatttatcaaatatatGTTATCATTACGTACCTAACGTCTTGTCTTTAACTGAAATGTTGTCTTTAATAAAAGCAGACCATAACATTAACGTTGCTTTGTTTAGATGTTCGCATTTTTTACTAGAAGACATTCAGATGATGTTGATATACGGATTCTGAAACAATAATTCGCTTAACATGTCTGAATAACAATGCTTTGTGTCCGTAGCCATCAATATGGCATCGATCGGCTATTTGCAAGCGACTATGCTTCTTCTAGCGGTCCAGCTTCTCTGTTATAGGGCAAGCAATGCCGAGGAGACGGGGACCGTTATACCTGCCGAGAGTAAGTAGATTTTAGGCCTTCTCCGGCCTTGTAGGCTACGCGAACCAATCCAAATACTATAGGATAACACAGCATAATCTGATTTTGATACAATTCAGGAGTTGGTTAAGATATTAATGTGATATCAAGGGGTCACAAAATAAATTGAGCATATGACATTTCATGCGCGTTTGCAGTTGTCCGTTTTGTACACCTATAACAATGTTTATGATGTTGATTTGTTCGCTTTGCGCTGTAGGCCGACCCTGTGTGGACTGTCATGCATTTGAATTCATGCAGAGGGCCCTGCAAGACCTAAAGAAGACTGCTTTTAACCTGGATGCCAGGGTAAGTGCTAAATGCAGCACTTTATTTTATAGGACATCATCTCACCTGTCTACACACAGTCAATCGCTTTATTACCTCTGTCTAAACTGAAAGTTGGACAAATAATGtttctctgtgtcctgtcctctccctctctcctccttatttgtttatttctctatctccctcccccagacggAGACTCTAGTACTACGGGCTGAAAGGAAAGCCCTATGTGATTGTATGCCCACAAACTCCCTgcgctgagctgtgtgtgtatgtgtgtgtatgtgtgtctgtcggtACCTTTGCCACTCCAGGTCTCACCCTTCAAGGTTCTTCATCACCACATGACTCGTACTTAACATGAAATATGACGTTGTATTTTGTTATTCTTTTTAAATTGTAAACATAGGCACTTTATTGTTTCTGTTCAAATATTACTTTAGATATTGCAGTGGCTTAATGTGAATATAACAACACTAGAAGTGTCTGACCAACTGCCATTCACCCAGTTGTAGAGATGAAGTCTATGTATGTCATGTTTTTATATGGATAAATCCCACCGCTGTTCAATGTTATAAAAAAGAGGTTTAATAAGATGCACCTTTTTAACTGTTTGACTTCACATCATGTTACATAGGTAGGACACATAAGCATACTTATTAAGAGTGTTGCAAGGGTTTCTAGAGATCACTCAAGTGCACAAAGCGGTAGTACTAAAGCCTATAATACACCATCTTACGTCTTCAGAATTGTAACGATTTTTTTGTTGTGAGTTTTACTAAACATTTTGACCGAGATGAGGAAGAAAAGGTTTAGAATATAGATTCTCTGTAGGGCAGAATTTTCGTTGCATGCAGCACCCTAGTCTTAGGCAAATTCTAGGCGCATGCACATTGTCTTGTACACACAGCACGCAGGAAGTCTATTTTGTCTTAGGTCTGCATGACCTATAATACAGATAGATTCATTAAAGAGACATAGATTCATATGAAGCACTATAAATAAAAAGGGTTTGATAGATAGGAGTGGGATAGTCAGATGTGTAGCAACATATACTTAATGGCTGATCACTTTGGTATTTTTCTTGTTGCTTGTTAAGAAGTAGCCTCATACTTTATATGTGAAAATGCTTGTAGAGGAAAACTGTTTGACGGTCATTAAAGTTATTGTTCCATTTGTCTGTGTTTTGTGGTATACTATGGAATGGGCCAAACATGAATTACTCGATCAATCAGGACAGTTATCTGTTTTTGCCTGTTTAGTTCCACATGATCTGTCAGCCATTAGTAGCTTTCTTTTAATACAGGAAATAGTGTTAATGTTTCCATGactcaagcaaaacaaccacaggAGAAGGGGTGAAGCTTTGGGCATGTGTGAACTCAGAGTTCTGGAGCCCTATTTAACTTACCGGTAGTACCTTTAATAAAAGGTATATTTTATTGTTGGTCTAGTCATGGTTtgatatgaaaaaaaaaaaaaactgtcatcGTCCAACAATGAACGCAATCGGTTTAAACCTCTTCAAGCTGTCTTGCACAGAGCCTGGTTACATACACTGATATCTTTGACCTGAAATCGCATTATTCATAAAGGGGATTACCTCCTTC
This genomic interval carries:
- the nelfa gene encoding negative elongation factor A; this translates as MASMKDSDTGLWLHNKLGSTDELWAPSSIASLLTVSVIDNIRLCFSSLSPPVKLKLLLGMLHLPRRTVDEMKEALSEIIQLATVDSEPWVLMVADILKSFPETGSLNLDLEEQNPNVQDILGELREKVSECEASVMLPLECQYLNKSALTTLVGPLTPPVKHFQLKRKPKSATLRAELLQKSTETAQQLKKTAGVPFHAKGRGLVKKLDTTTPLKGIPKAPFRSPTTPSMFSPPSNRTPIAPARTPLRKERGVKLLDISELDMVGAGREAKRRRKTLETEAGEKAAKEEAAVVENATPDYAAGLVSTQKLGALNNESALPSTSYLPATPSMVPSSSYIPSSEAQPANAGGSGRDALQLGRQPEESATPGAGAATLPNQFKQRTPMYNASTASPAAPTSPSTPASTPASNGPPAAATATQPETPAQPPSTPQPTPPQPQPKKNLSLTRDQMYAAQEMFKTANKVTRPEKALILGFMAGSRENPCPEQGDIIQIKLSEHTEILPKADGTGSTTMLVDTVFEMNYTTGQWTRLKKYKPIPNAS
- the nicol1 gene encoding neuropeptide-like protein C4orf48 homolog, coding for MASIGYLQATMLLLAVQLLCYRASNAEETGTVIPAESRPCVDCHAFEFMQRALQDLKKTAFNLDARTETLVLRAERKALCDCMPTNSLR